A stretch of the Lactuca sativa cultivar Salinas chromosome 9, Lsat_Salinas_v11, whole genome shotgun sequence genome encodes the following:
- the LOC111920404 gene encoding uncharacterized protein LOC111920404: MKGSTETKFLQELVLYAASAALSCLVLFAGLKHLDPNRESSKKALEQKKEISKRLGRPLIHTNPYEDVIACNVINPDHIGVEFDSIGGLETIKQSLYELVILPLRRPELFSYGKLLGPQKGVLLYGPPGTGKTMLAKAIAKESGAVFINVRISDLMSKWFGDAQKLVAAVFSLAYKLQPAIIFIDEVDSFLGQRRTTDHEALTNMKTEFMALWDGFTTDHNARVMVLAATNRPSELDEAILRRLPQAFEIGIPDRKERAQILKVVLKGERVDDQINLDSIAALCEGYTGSDLLELCKQAAYFPIRDLLDDEKKGIKTNGPRALSQADLEKVVLTTKKTRVAASEYSGLSSSQSEVWSVPRETDDYQAAISELSKIVVSQIMNIRAENQDRD; encoded by the exons ATGAAGGGATCGACGGAGACGAAGTTCTTGCAGGAACTAGTGCTGTATGCCGCCAGCGCCGCCCTCAGTTGCCTGGTGCTGTTCGCCGGCCTCAAACACCTCGATCCTAATCGAGAATCTTCGAAGAAAGCCCTTGAACAGAAGAAAGAAATCTCCAAGCGCTTAGGTCGCCCCCTTATTCATACAAATCCCTACGAG GATGTGATTGCATGCAACGTGATAAACCCTGATCACATTGGCGTTGAATTTGACTCCATTGGAGGGCTggaaaccatcaaacaatcacTTTATGAATTGGTGATATTACCTCTACGTAGGCCTGAGCTTTTCTCCTATGGAAAGCTCCTCGGCCCTCAAAAAGGCGTTCTTTTATATGGCCCACCAGGTACAGGGAAAACCATGCTTGCAAAAGCTATTGCTAAAGAATCTGGTGCTGTTTTCATCAATGTCAGAATATCAGATCTCATGAGCAAATGGTTCGGAGATGCACAAAAACTCG TTGCTGCAGTGTTTAGTTTGGCTTACAAACTCCAACCTGCTATAATATTTATCGATGAGGTGGATAGTTTTCTTGGTCAACGCCGGACTACAGACCATGAAGCATTGACCAACATGAAGACCGAGTTTATGGCTTTATGGGATGGTTTCACTACAGATC ATAATGCTAGAGTGATGGTTCTTGCTGCAACAAACCGGCCTTCTGAGCTGGATGAAGCAATACTGAGACGACTTCCACAGGCATTTGAGATTGGGATACCTGATCGCAAAGAAAGGGCTCAGATATTGAAGGTGGTTTTGAAAGGTGAAAGAGTAGATGACCAAATTAACCTCGACTCCATAGCTGCATTGTGTGAAGGATACACCGGTTCAGATCTTCTTGAGCTCTGCAAACAAGCAGCCTATTTCCCCATAAGGGATCTTCTAGATGATGAGAAGAAAGGAATTAAAACAAAT GGGCCAAGGGCATTATCACAAGCGGATTTGGAGAAGGTGGTGCTTACAACAAAGAAGACGAGGGTTGCAGCAAGTGAGTATAGTGGTTTGAGCAGCTCACAATCAGAAGTGTGGTCAGTGCCAAGGGAAACGGATGATTATCAAGCTGCCATTAGTGAGCTTTCAAAGATTGTTGTGTCACAGATTATGAACATTAGAGCAGAAAACCAAGATCGTGATTGA